The following coding sequences lie in one Manis javanica isolate MJ-LG chromosome X, MJ_LKY, whole genome shotgun sequence genomic window:
- the RBBP7 gene encoding histone-binding protein RBBP7 isoform X1 yields the protein MAADAGFVGAKASHCGGRRARAYGLSLHVDSSPGAGRGAPLHTGHPHRTVFEDTVEERVINEEYKIWKKNTPFLYDLVMTHALQWPSLTVQWLPEVTKPEGKDYALHWLVLGTHTSDEQNHLVVARVHIPNDDAQFDASHCDSEKGEFGGFGSVTGKIECEIKINHEGEVNRARYMPQNPHIIATKTPSSDVLVFDYTKHPAKPDPSGECNPDLRLRGHQKEGYGLSWNSNLSGHLLSASDDHTVCLWDINAGPKEGKIVDAKAIFTGHSAVVEDVAWHLLHESLFGSVADDQKLMIWDTRSNTTSKPSHLVDAHTAEVNCLSFNPYSEFILATGSADKTVALWDLRNLKLKLHTFESHKDEIFQVHWSPHNETILASSGTDRRLNVWDLSKIGEEQSAEDAEDGPPELLFIHGGHTAKISDFSWNPNEPWVICSVSEDNIMQIWQMAENIYNDEESDVTTPELEGQGS from the exons ATGGCTGCCGACGCGGGCTTCGTGGGAGCAAAGGCCTCTCATTGTGGCGGACGGAGGGCGCGGGCCTATGGCCTTTCGCTGCACGTGGATTCGTCTCCCGGGGCGGGTCGTGGAGCACCTCTACATACGGGTCATCCTCATAGAACAG TGTTTGAAGATACTGTGGAGGAGCGTGTCATCaatgaagaatataaaatctGGAAGAAGAATACACCGTTTCTGTATGACCTGGTTATGACCCATGCTCTTCAGTGGCCGAGTCTTACTGTTCAGTGGCTTCCTGAAGTGACTAA ACCTGAAGGAAAGGATTACGCCCTTCACTGGCTAGTGCTGGGGACTCACACGTCTGATGAGCAGAATCATCTTGTGGTTGCTCGAGTCCATATTCCAAATGATGATGCACAGTTTGATGCTTCCCACTGTGACAGTGAGAAGGGAG AATTTGGTGGCTTTGGTTCTGTAACAGGAAAAATTgaatgtgaaattaaaattaacCACGAAGGAGAAGTAAACCGTGCTCGTTACATGCCGCAGAATCCTCACATCATTGCTACAAAAACACCATCTTCTGATGTGCTGGTTTTTGACTATACAAAGCACCCTGCTAAACCAG ACCCGAGTGGAGAATGTAACCCTGATCTCAGGTTAAGAGGCCACCAAAAGGAAGGCTATGGTCTTTCCTGGAATTCTAATTTGAGTGGACATCTCCTAAGTGCATCTGATGACCAT ACTGTCTGTCTGTGGGATATAAATGCAGGACCAAAGGAAGGCAAAATTGTGGATGCTAAAGCAATCTTTACTGGCCACTCGGCTGTTGTAGAGGATGTGGCCTGGCACCTGCTGCACGAGTCATTATTTGGATCTGTTGCTGATGATCAGAAACTTATGAT ATGGGATACCAGGTCCAATACCACCTCCAAGCCGAGCCACCTGGTGGATGCGCACACCGCTGAGGTCAATTGCCTGTCATTCAATCCCTACAGCGAGTTCATTCTTGCAACTGGCTCTGCTGATAAG ACTGTAGCTTTGTGGGATCTAcgcaatttaaaattaaaactccaTACTTTTGAATCTCATAAAGATGAGATTTTCCAG GTCCACTGGTCTCCACATAACGAAACGATTCTGGCTTCAAGTGGTACTGATCGCCGCCTGAATGTGTGGGACTTAAG CAAAATTGGAGAAGAACAATCAGCAGAAGATGCAGAAGATGGGCCTCCAGAGCTCCTG TTTATTCATGGAGGACACACTGCCAAGATATCTGACTTTAGTTGGAACCCCAATGAGCCTTGGGTCATTTGCTCCGTGTCTGAGGATAACATCATGCAGATATGGCAAATG gctgaaaatatttacaacgATGAAGAGTCAGATGTCACAACACCAGAACTGGAGGGGCAAGGATCTTAA
- the RBBP7 gene encoding histone-binding protein RBBP7 isoform X2: MASKEMFEDTVEERVINEEYKIWKKNTPFLYDLVMTHALQWPSLTVQWLPEVTKPEGKDYALHWLVLGTHTSDEQNHLVVARVHIPNDDAQFDASHCDSEKGEFGGFGSVTGKIECEIKINHEGEVNRARYMPQNPHIIATKTPSSDVLVFDYTKHPAKPDPSGECNPDLRLRGHQKEGYGLSWNSNLSGHLLSASDDHTVCLWDINAGPKEGKIVDAKAIFTGHSAVVEDVAWHLLHESLFGSVADDQKLMIWDTRSNTTSKPSHLVDAHTAEVNCLSFNPYSEFILATGSADKTVALWDLRNLKLKLHTFESHKDEIFQVHWSPHNETILASSGTDRRLNVWDLSKIGEEQSAEDAEDGPPELLFIHGGHTAKISDFSWNPNEPWVICSVSEDNIMQIWQMAENIYNDEESDVTTPELEGQGS, translated from the exons ATGGCGAGTAAAGAGA TGTTTGAAGATACTGTGGAGGAGCGTGTCATCaatgaagaatataaaatctGGAAGAAGAATACACCGTTTCTGTATGACCTGGTTATGACCCATGCTCTTCAGTGGCCGAGTCTTACTGTTCAGTGGCTTCCTGAAGTGACTAA ACCTGAAGGAAAGGATTACGCCCTTCACTGGCTAGTGCTGGGGACTCACACGTCTGATGAGCAGAATCATCTTGTGGTTGCTCGAGTCCATATTCCAAATGATGATGCACAGTTTGATGCTTCCCACTGTGACAGTGAGAAGGGAG AATTTGGTGGCTTTGGTTCTGTAACAGGAAAAATTgaatgtgaaattaaaattaacCACGAAGGAGAAGTAAACCGTGCTCGTTACATGCCGCAGAATCCTCACATCATTGCTACAAAAACACCATCTTCTGATGTGCTGGTTTTTGACTATACAAAGCACCCTGCTAAACCAG ACCCGAGTGGAGAATGTAACCCTGATCTCAGGTTAAGAGGCCACCAAAAGGAAGGCTATGGTCTTTCCTGGAATTCTAATTTGAGTGGACATCTCCTAAGTGCATCTGATGACCAT ACTGTCTGTCTGTGGGATATAAATGCAGGACCAAAGGAAGGCAAAATTGTGGATGCTAAAGCAATCTTTACTGGCCACTCGGCTGTTGTAGAGGATGTGGCCTGGCACCTGCTGCACGAGTCATTATTTGGATCTGTTGCTGATGATCAGAAACTTATGAT ATGGGATACCAGGTCCAATACCACCTCCAAGCCGAGCCACCTGGTGGATGCGCACACCGCTGAGGTCAATTGCCTGTCATTCAATCCCTACAGCGAGTTCATTCTTGCAACTGGCTCTGCTGATAAG ACTGTAGCTTTGTGGGATCTAcgcaatttaaaattaaaactccaTACTTTTGAATCTCATAAAGATGAGATTTTCCAG GTCCACTGGTCTCCACATAACGAAACGATTCTGGCTTCAAGTGGTACTGATCGCCGCCTGAATGTGTGGGACTTAAG CAAAATTGGAGAAGAACAATCAGCAGAAGATGCAGAAGATGGGCCTCCAGAGCTCCTG TTTATTCATGGAGGACACACTGCCAAGATATCTGACTTTAGTTGGAACCCCAATGAGCCTTGGGTCATTTGCTCCGTGTCTGAGGATAACATCATGCAGATATGGCAAATG gctgaaaatatttacaacgATGAAGAGTCAGATGTCACAACACCAGAACTGGAGGGGCAAGGATCTTAA